A single Musa acuminata AAA Group cultivar baxijiao chromosome BXJ2-1, Cavendish_Baxijiao_AAA, whole genome shotgun sequence DNA region contains:
- the LOC135598862 gene encoding glutathione S-transferase U17-like, giving the protein MAAEAGEVRLIGAWPSPFVLRPRVALNLKVVEYEFLQEKFGEKSELLLRSNPVYKKIPVLLHHDKPVCESMIIVEYVDGAWANSGHAILPADPYERALHRFWAVYIDDKWFPSMFGIAKAETEEAKAESAEQALAGLKLLEEAFEKLSKGKAFFGGDTIGYFDIALGSYLGWAKVIEQMTGLKLFDEEKTPLLAVWAERFCTHEAVKEVMPETEKLMEFAKMHLGK; this is encoded by the exons atggCAGCGGAGGCAGGAGAAGTGAGGCTGATAGGGGCGTGGCCGAGCCCGTTCGTGCTGCGCCCGAGGGTCGCCCTGAACCTGAAGGTGGTGGAGTACGAGTTCCTGCAGGAGAAGTTCGGGGAGAAGAGCGAGCTGCTTCTGAGATCCAACCCTGTGTACAAGAAGATCCCCGTCCTCCTCCACCACGACAAGCCCGTCTGCGAGTCGATGATCATCGTGGAGTACGTCGACGGGGCCTGGGCTAATTCCGGCCACGCCATCTTGCCGGCCGACCCCTACGAGCGCGCCCTCCACCGCTTCTGGGCCGTCTACATCGACGACAAG TGGTTCCCGTCAATGTTCGGCATCGCAAAGGCTGAAACAGAGGAGGCCAAGGCCGAATCCGCAGAGCAAGCGTTGGCCGGGCTGAAGCTGCTCGAGGAGGCGTTTGAGAAGCTGAGCAAGGGCAAAGCCTTCTTCGGCGGGGACACCATCGGTTACTTCGACATCGCTCTCGGTTCCTACCTGGGATGGGCGAAGGTGATCGAGCAGATGACCGGCCTCAAGTTGTTCGACGAGGAGAAGACGCCTCTGCTCGCGGTTTGGGCGGAGAGGTTCTGCACCCATGAGGCCGTGAAGGAGGTGATGCCGGAGACGGAGAAGCTGATGGAGTTCGCCAAGATGCATCTGGGGAAATAG
- the LOC135598863 gene encoding glutathione S-transferase U17-like, translating into MAAAAGEVRLLGWWPSPFVLRPRVALNLKGVVFEFLQEKIGEKSELLLRSNPVYKKVPVLLHHDKPVCESMIIVEYVDGAWANSGHAILPADPYERALHRFWAVYIDDKWFPSMFGIAKAETEEAKAESAEQAWAGLKLLEEAFEKLSKGKAFFGGDIIGYVDIALGSYLGWAKVIEQMTGLKLFDEEKTPLLAGWAERFCTHEAVKEVMPETEKLMEFAKMRLGK; encoded by the exons atggcAGCGGCGGCAGGAGAAGTGAGGCTGCTCGGGTGGTGGCCGAGCCCGTTCGTGCTGCGCCCGAGGGTCGCCCTGAACCTGAAGGGGGTGGTGTTCGAGTTCCTGCAGGAGAAGATCGGGGAGAAGAGCGAGCTGCTTCTGAGATCCAACCCTGTGTACAAGAAGGTCCCCGTCCTCCTCCACCACGACAAGCCCGTCTGCGAGTCGATGATCATCGTGGAGTACGTCGACGGGGCCTGGGCTAATTCCGGCCACGCCATCTTGCCGGCCGACCCCTACGAGCGCGCCCTCCACCGCTTCTGGGCCGTCTACATCGACGACAAG TGGTTCCCGTCAATGTTCGGCATCGCAAAGGCTGAAACAGAGGAGGCCAAGGCCGAATCCGCAGAGCAAGCGTGGGCCGGGCTGAAGCTGCTCGAGGAGGCGTTTGAGAAGCTGAGCAAGGGCAAAGCCTTCTTCGGCGGGGACATCATCGGTTACGTCGACATCGCTCTCGGTTCCTACCTGGGATGGGCGAAGGTGATCGAGCAGATGACCGGCCTCAAGTTGTTCGACGAGGAGAAGACGCCTCTGCTCGCGGGTTGGGCGGAGAGGTTCTGCACCCATGAGGCCGTGAAGGAGGTGATGCCGGAGACGGAGAAGCTGATGGAGTTCGCCAAGATGCGTCTGGGGAAATAG
- the LOC135598864 gene encoding glutathione S-transferase U17-like — MYTNEAQALLPLIPKTMAAAAGEVRLIGAWPSPFVLRPRVALNLKGVEYEFLQEKFGEKSELLLRSNPVYKKVPVLLHHDKPVCESMIIVEYVDGAWANFGHAILPADPYERALNRFWAVYIDDKWFPSMFGIAKAETEEAEAESAEQARAGLKLLEEAFEKLSKGKAFFGGDTIGYVDIALGAHLGWAKVIEQTTGLKLFDEEKTPLLAVWAERFCNHKAVKEVMPETEKLMEYAKMRLGK, encoded by the exons ATGTATACGAACGAAGCCCAGGCGTTGCTGCCTCTCATACCGAAGACAATGGCAGCGGCGGCAGGAGAAGTGAGGCTGATCGGGGCGTGGCCGAGCCCGTTCGTGCTGCGCCCGAGGGTCGCCCTCAACCTGAAGGGGGTGGAGTACGAGTTCCTGCAGGAGAAGTTCGGGGAGAAGAGCGAGCTGCTTCTGAGATCCAACCCTGTGTACAAGAAGGTCCCCGTCCTCCTCCACCACGACAAGCCCGTCTGCGAGTCGATGATCATCGTAGAGTACGTCGACGGGGCCTGGGCTAATTTCGGCCACGCCATCTTGCCGGCCGACCCCTATGAGCGCGCCCTCAACCGCTTCTGGGCCGTCTACATCGACGACAAG TGGTTCCCGTCAATGTTCGGCATCGCAAAGGCTGAAACAGAGGAGGCCGAGGCCGAATCCGCGGAGCAAGCGCGGGCCGGGCTGAAGCTGCTCGAGGAGGCGTTCGAGAAGCTGAGCAAAGGCAAAGCCTTCTTCGGCGGGGACACCATCGGCTACGTCGACATCGCCCTCGGCGCCCACCTGGGGTGGGCGAAGGTGATCGAGCAGACGACCGGCCTCAAGTTGTTCGACGAGGAGAAGACGCCTCTGCTCGCGGTTTGGGCGGAGAGGTTCTGCAACCACAAGGCCGTGAAGGAGGTGATGCCGGAGACGGAGAAGCTGATGGAGTACGCCAAGATGCGTCTGGGGAAATAG